One window of Sulfurospirillum sp. 1612 genomic DNA carries:
- a CDS encoding SH3 domain-containing protein → MKSLIAIVCILLIFSGCVTKQPILLYNHDIGQLAQAVRPQHITTEYFKTHFYKPWHVQAIAQPRQKAAWANEHFNQKEKYYGENLRPLSTKEIHTIINTTHFDAYNQEGQSAITIKNEQMRELPTHKPFFTSPKKAGEGYPFDYLQNSRIHINTPLFISHYSTDGAWAFVKSPFSLGWIPTSSIVLLNAKQQKDFEHAPKIIITKDNTPLYTKNQRYVRSVKLGAIFPYQGEDTLFYYSYVFINTWQDYGKKIAVRILKDDANFFPIPFNHETALQIAQSLIGEKYGWGGYLGNRDCSAMTKDFFAPFGIWLPRNSAAQKHAGKYLSLEGLSPKEKEERIIKEGIPFQSLIYLRGHIMLYVGTINHVAMVLHNIWGLKTNINGKEGRDIIGKTVISSLYLGKNHDNINQKTLLIERVEGMVIHPFIQP, encoded by the coding sequence TCTGTATCTTATTAATTTTTTCTGGATGTGTTACAAAACAGCCGATATTACTTTATAATCATGATATCGGCCAACTCGCCCAAGCAGTTCGTCCGCAACACATTACCACGGAATATTTTAAGACACACTTTTATAAGCCTTGGCATGTTCAAGCAATAGCGCAACCCAGACAAAAGGCAGCTTGGGCCAATGAACATTTTAATCAAAAAGAGAAGTATTATGGAGAGAATCTTCGTCCCCTAAGCACAAAAGAGATCCACACCATCATCAACACGACACATTTTGATGCTTATAATCAAGAAGGGCAAAGTGCCATCACCATCAAAAATGAACAGATGCGAGAACTTCCAACTCACAAACCGTTTTTTACCTCACCTAAAAAAGCAGGGGAAGGATATCCTTTTGATTATTTGCAAAATTCTAGGATTCATATCAACACCCCACTTTTCATCTCGCACTATTCTACTGATGGAGCGTGGGCCTTTGTCAAAAGTCCTTTTTCTTTAGGGTGGATTCCTACCTCAAGCATCGTCTTACTGAATGCAAAGCAACAAAAAGACTTTGAACATGCTCCTAAAATCATCATTACCAAAGACAATACCCCACTTTATACCAAAAATCAAAGATATGTCAGAAGCGTTAAACTCGGAGCTATTTTTCCTTATCAGGGAGAGGATACTCTTTTTTATTACTCTTATGTTTTTATCAATACATGGCAAGATTACGGCAAAAAAATCGCGGTGCGTATTCTCAAAGATGATGCTAATTTTTTTCCGATTCCATTTAATCATGAGACTGCTTTACAAATCGCTCAATCGCTCATTGGTGAAAAATACGGCTGGGGTGGTTATCTTGGAAATCGCGATTGTTCGGCCATGACAAAAGATTTCTTTGCCCCTTTTGGTATCTGGCTACCTCGAAATTCAGCAGCCCAAAAACATGCCGGGAAGTATCTTTCATTAGAAGGGTTATCTCCTAAAGAAAAAGAGGAGCGTATCATTAAAGAAGGGATTCCATTTCAAAGTCTTATCTATCTTAGAGGGCATATCATGTTGTATGTAGGTACCATCAACCATGTCGCTATGGTCTTGCACAATATTTGGGGATTAAAAACCAATATCAATGGCAAAGAGGGGCGAGATATTATCGGTAAAACCGTCATATCGAGCCTCTACCTTGGCAAAAATCATGACAATATCAATCAGAAAACTTTATTGATTGAGCGCGTTGAGGGCATGGTCATACACCCTTTTATCCAACCTTAA
- the modB gene encoding molybdate ABC transporter permease subunit: MILSSQVWHPLFLSAKTVGVSAILFVCIGVPLAYILSNRNLKFRWLLDMIVTLPLIFPPIAIGFLLLLLLGREGWLGHVLASFDIHFIFSFPALVVAGFVSGLPLMVKPLQSAIEQFPKEIKEAAYICGKSALLTLILIILPTIKKSFFAALLIACARALGEVGITLMLGGNIIGKTDTISLAIYNAVFDGEYHLALILSMVLIGISLVFFISLNWLQKHSKALI, encoded by the coding sequence ATGATTCTTTCGTCGCAAGTGTGGCATCCTTTATTCTTAAGTGCCAAAACGGTGGGAGTTAGTGCCATATTATTTGTCTGTATTGGTGTCCCTCTTGCCTATATACTCTCAAATAGAAATTTAAAATTTCGATGGTTGTTGGATATGATAGTGACACTGCCGTTGATTTTTCCTCCTATTGCGATAGGGTTTTTATTGTTGTTGCTTTTAGGACGAGAGGGCTGGTTGGGGCACGTGCTAGCTTCTTTTGATATTCATTTTATCTTCAGTTTCCCTGCTTTGGTCGTAGCGGGTTTTGTCTCAGGTTTGCCATTGATGGTAAAGCCATTGCAAAGTGCCATAGAACAATTTCCAAAAGAGATTAAGGAGGCTGCTTATATTTGTGGTAAAAGTGCTCTGCTGACCTTGATTTTAATCATCCTCCCCACTATCAAGAAAAGTTTCTTCGCCGCACTGCTGATTGCATGTGCAAGAGCATTAGGTGAAGTGGGGATTACTTTAATGTTGGGTGGTAATATTATTGGGAAAACAGATACCATTTCTTTGGCAATTTATAATGCGGTATTTGATGGAGAGTATCATTTAGCCTTGATACTCTCCATGGTACTCATTGGTATCTCTTTAGTCTTTTTTATCTCATTAAATTGGTTGCAAAAACATTCCAAAGCATTGATTTAA
- the modA gene encoding molybdate ABC transporter substrate-binding protein has translation MYKQIILILILGWSALLAQDLMIAAGAGYKKPMMEIINNYKRAGHRVDAIFGNMGQISNQARESDIALLIGDKKFLEKKSRLKFQEYLLVGVGKVVLAYSKQVTLKNPYHLANSHIKKIAMPQPKKAIYGIAGQEFLDHTQQYKSIKEKLFVVATVPQVMSYVARSEVDVGIVNLTAALAFQHKIGGYIIVNQKDYTKIEIVAGVLKGRKSKACRDFLSYLQTPESKAVFRKYGL, from the coding sequence ATGTATAAACAAATAATTCTCATACTTATCTTGGGATGGAGTGCATTATTAGCACAAGATCTCATGATAGCAGCAGGAGCAGGCTATAAAAAACCAATGATGGAAATCATCAATAATTATAAACGTGCAGGCCATCGTGTTGATGCAATTTTTGGTAATATGGGACAGATTTCCAATCAGGCTAGAGAAAGTGATATTGCACTCTTGATTGGTGATAAAAAATTTTTAGAAAAAAAGAGTCGGCTCAAATTTCAAGAGTATCTTTTGGTGGGAGTAGGGAAAGTGGTCTTAGCGTACTCCAAACAAGTCACACTTAAAAACCCCTATCATTTGGCCAACTCACATATCAAAAAAATTGCCATGCCACAACCGAAAAAAGCGATTTATGGTATTGCAGGGCAAGAGTTTTTAGACCACACGCAACAATATAAATCTATAAAAGAGAAGCTTTTTGTTGTCGCTACCGTACCACAAGTGATGAGTTATGTCGCAAGAAGTGAAGTGGATGTTGGGATTGTCAATCTCACAGCAGCGCTAGCATTTCAGCATAAAATAGGTGGGTACATTATCGTCAATCAGAAAGATTATACAAAGATAGAGATTGTAGCGGGTGTTTTAAAAGGGCGCAAATCTAAAGCGTGCCGTGATTTTCTGAGCTATTTGCAAACACCTGAATCCAAAGCAGTTTTTAGAAAATACGGTCTTTGA
- a CDS encoding ABC transporter ATP-binding protein: MIHLEIKKELFGSSGAMELLVNLQIQEGDFVALSGKSGSGKTTFLRILAGLEKSQSLIDIGGHVWQNQKTFLPPQKREIGFVFQDFALFPNMSVKENLLFVNNDEKLAEKLLEITELSELQERFPAFLSGGQKQRVSLCRALMNRPKLLLLDEPLSALDVQMREKLQNEILMLHKEFHTTTIMVSHDPSEIYRLAKRVIVLNQGKITDDGSPKDVLLKTSGSQKFSFEGEILDIQKVDVIYVAIIAIGQQIVEIVISSLEAQNLKRGQIVRVSTKAFMPTLS; the protein is encoded by the coding sequence ATGATACATTTAGAGATCAAAAAGGAACTTTTTGGAAGCAGTGGTGCGATGGAGCTTTTGGTCAATCTTCAGATTCAAGAGGGTGATTTTGTAGCGCTAAGCGGTAAAAGCGGTAGCGGTAAGACTACCTTTTTGCGTATTTTGGCAGGCTTGGAAAAATCGCAGAGTCTCATTGATATTGGTGGTCATGTTTGGCAAAATCAAAAGACGTTTTTACCGCCTCAAAAGCGAGAGATTGGTTTTGTATTTCAAGATTTTGCACTCTTTCCTAATATGAGTGTGAAGGAGAATTTACTGTTTGTCAACAATGATGAAAAATTGGCAGAAAAGTTACTTGAAATCACCGAACTTAGTGAATTGCAAGAGCGTTTTCCTGCCTTTTTAAGTGGAGGGCAAAAACAGCGCGTGAGTTTGTGTCGTGCACTCATGAATCGGCCCAAACTGCTCTTGCTTGATGAGCCTCTCTCTGCGCTTGATGTGCAGATGCGCGAAAAGTTGCAAAATGAGATTTTGATGTTACACAAGGAGTTTCATACCACGACGATTATGGTGAGTCATGACCCGAGTGAAATCTACCGACTTGCCAAGCGCGTTATTGTGCTCAATCAGGGAAAGATTACCGATGATGGCTCTCCTAAAGATGTTTTATTAAAGACCAGCGGGAGTCAAAAATTCTCTTTTGAAGGGGAGATTTTGGATATCCAAAAAGTTGATGTGATTTATGTGGCGATTATCGCTATTGGTCAGCAGATTGTTGAGATTGTCATCAGCTCACTTGAGGCGCAAAATCTAAAACGTGGGCAAATCGTGCGCGTGAGTACCAAAGCGTTTATGCCAACATTGAGTTAA
- the modB gene encoding molybdate ABC transporter permease subunit yields the protein MFELFKTIDFDPFILSFKLASVVTLILFLVSLPLSWYLSQSKSKIKPVLEAITALPIVLPPSVLGFYILYALSQNSPIGAFFDEYFGIKLVFNFTGLVIASCIYSLPFMVQPLQSGFESINKNMLEASYISGKNKLVTLLRVALPNIKPSLLTALIVTFAHTVGEFGVVLMVGGSIPNETKVASVAIYEMVEIMDYKSAHVYSAIMITISFLVLLGVYIFNGKQNTKFNRL from the coding sequence TTAAAACCATCGATTTTGATCCCTTTATTCTCTCCTTTAAACTCGCAAGTGTAGTGACCTTGATACTGTTTCTTGTGAGTTTGCCACTCTCTTGGTATCTCTCACAAAGTAAATCAAAAATAAAACCAGTATTAGAAGCCATCACGGCACTTCCGATTGTGTTGCCGCCTTCGGTGTTGGGATTTTATATCTTGTATGCCCTCTCACAAAACTCGCCAATTGGTGCATTTTTTGATGAGTATTTTGGTATAAAATTGGTTTTTAATTTTACCGGATTGGTGATTGCTAGTTGTATCTATTCTCTGCCATTTATGGTACAACCACTACAGAGTGGATTTGAGAGTATCAATAAAAATATGCTTGAAGCCTCTTATATCAGTGGTAAAAATAAGTTGGTAACCCTTTTGCGCGTCGCATTGCCCAATATCAAACCCTCACTCTTGACTGCCTTGATTGTGACCTTTGCGCATACCGTGGGTGAGTTTGGTGTGGTTTTGATGGTGGGAGGTTCCATCCCCAATGAGACAAAAGTCGCCTCTGTCGCTATTTACGAGATGGTGGAGATTATGGATTATAAATCTGCTCATGTTTACAGTGCCATCATGATAACGATTAGCTTTTTGGTCTTGCTTGGAGTTTATATCTTCAATGGCAAACAAAATACAAAATTTAATAGGCTTTAA